The Lacipirellula parvula genome window below encodes:
- a CDS encoding anthranilate synthase component I family protein — protein sequence MSGSASPPLPLIEPLPSGASAVVAFERLAALPHVVFFDSAARDPRLGRYSFVAADPFAWIECPADGRDALAEVETLWRKFAPHAAIQPNLPPFQGGVAGLLSYDLNRSLERIARPRFEDLQTPALAIGAYDVIVAFDHVEHRAWLISQGLPEVEPRARRERAEARLAEFRRLLFGNLPATSTTGGAGKSGSDDSHAPVSAEQLAPQFDMPMLGVSSNMSAAAYREMVRRGVEYIHAGDVFQVNLSQRLLHAATSSSRDLYLRLRERNPAPYAGYFDLGEWQICSASPECFLTVRDRQVETRPIKGTRGRSPIPEADLFAGDDLESSEKDRAENVMIVDLMRNDLSRVCTAESVHIEQLCRLETYAFVKHLVSVVRGELRPECSPLDLLRASFPGGSITGAPKVRAMEIIAELEPTARGPYCGSLMYLGFDGAMDASILIRTITAGRGWWQLPVGGGIVAQSDPDDEYRETWHKARGMLKALV from the coding sequence ATGAGCGGATCGGCCTCCCCTCCCCTGCCCCTCATCGAACCGCTGCCCAGCGGCGCGTCGGCTGTGGTCGCGTTCGAACGGCTGGCGGCGCTGCCGCACGTTGTGTTCTTCGATAGCGCCGCGCGCGACCCGCGGCTGGGGCGCTATTCGTTCGTCGCGGCCGATCCGTTCGCTTGGATTGAATGCCCTGCTGATGGTCGCGATGCGCTCGCCGAGGTCGAAACGCTATGGCGGAAGTTCGCTCCGCATGCCGCGATTCAGCCCAACCTGCCGCCGTTTCAAGGCGGGGTCGCGGGGCTGCTATCGTACGACCTCAACCGCAGCTTGGAACGAATCGCGCGGCCGCGTTTCGAAGATTTGCAAACGCCGGCCCTCGCCATCGGAGCGTACGACGTGATCGTCGCCTTCGATCATGTTGAGCACCGTGCGTGGCTGATCTCGCAAGGGCTGCCGGAGGTGGAGCCGCGAGCGCGGCGCGAACGGGCCGAAGCACGGCTGGCGGAATTCAGGCGACTGCTGTTTGGCAATCTACCGGCGACGTCAACGACGGGCGGTGCGGGGAAATCTGGCAGCGACGATTCGCACGCTCCGGTGAGCGCGGAGCAACTGGCGCCGCAATTCGATATGCCGATGCTCGGCGTCAGCAGCAATATGTCGGCCGCGGCCTACCGCGAGATGGTTCGTCGCGGCGTCGAGTATATCCATGCTGGCGACGTGTTTCAGGTGAATCTTTCGCAGCGATTGCTCCATGCGGCAACCAGTTCCTCTCGCGACCTCTACCTGCGGCTACGCGAGCGGAACCCGGCGCCGTATGCCGGCTACTTCGACCTCGGCGAGTGGCAAATCTGCAGCGCGTCCCCCGAATGTTTTCTTACTGTCCGCGACCGCCAAGTCGAAACACGACCGATCAAGGGGACGCGCGGCCGCTCGCCGATTCCGGAAGCCGACCTGTTCGCCGGCGACGATCTGGAGAGTAGCGAAAAGGATCGCGCCGAAAACGTAATGATCGTCGACCTCATGCGGAACGACCTGTCGCGGGTCTGCACCGCCGAGAGCGTCCACATCGAGCAACTCTGCCGCTTGGAAACCTATGCGTTCGTCAAGCATCTGGTGTCGGTGGTGCGGGGCGAGTTGCGGCCGGAATGTTCGCCGCTCGATTTGCTGCGGGCGAGTTTTCCCGGCGGCTCGATCACCGGCGCTCCTAAGGTGCGGGCGATGGAGATCATCGCCGAACTTGAGCCAACGGCTCGCGGCCCCTACTGCGGTTCGCTGATGTACCTCGGCTTCGACGGCGCGATGGATGCGAGCATCCTCATTCGCACGATCACCGCCGGCCGCGGCTGGTGGCAACTGCCGGTCGGCGGCGGCATCGTGGCTCAGAGTGATCCGGATGACGAGTACCGCGAGACTTGGCACAAAGCCCGGGGGATGTTGAAGGCGCTCGTCTAA
- a CDS encoding DUF6513 domain-containing protein, translating to MHRDHIHFVTGRLAEHALKSVVAPLATDVGFDYSVEVLPITVAALMSPAWIARHWHVPTAANRVILPGYCGGDLAPLTATTETPVEVGPRDLRQLHSYFKRQPPPSDYGAFDIEIIAEINHCPRLPLAEILRQAALLQRDGADLIDVGCHPGGTWSGVADVVRALRDAGHRVSVDSLNPAEIGPAVQAGAELVLSVNSTNREAAVDWGVEVIVTPDVPATLEGLDETIDFLAQRGVRLRIDPILEPIGFGFASSLGRYLDVRRRYPDAEMMMGIGNLTELTDVDSAGVNATLMGFCQEQGIRSVLTTQVINWARTSVAECDVARRVMHHAVTHRVLPKHLDPRLVMLRDAEVLETPVASIAELATQVRDNNYRIYATDGEVHLVGVGLHLHDADPFVVVEQLRRSGPDGGLPKNLDPGHAFYLGYEMCKALTALTLWKTYRQDEPLDWGFATREEARHYLKRPSAKAASSGAELDALDAEEAT from the coding sequence ATGCATCGCGATCACATCCATTTTGTTACCGGTCGATTGGCTGAGCACGCGCTCAAGTCGGTCGTCGCGCCGTTGGCGACGGATGTGGGGTTTGATTATTCGGTAGAAGTGCTGCCGATCACGGTGGCGGCGCTAATGTCGCCCGCTTGGATTGCGCGGCACTGGCATGTGCCGACGGCGGCAAATCGCGTCATTCTGCCCGGCTACTGCGGTGGCGATCTTGCGCCGCTAACGGCGACCACGGAGACGCCCGTAGAAGTTGGGCCGCGCGACCTGCGGCAACTCCACTCGTACTTCAAGCGTCAGCCGCCGCCGAGCGATTACGGGGCGTTCGATATTGAGATCATCGCCGAGATTAACCACTGCCCGCGGTTGCCGCTGGCGGAAATCTTGCGGCAGGCAGCGCTGCTGCAGCGTGACGGCGCGGACCTCATCGACGTCGGCTGTCATCCGGGCGGCACGTGGAGCGGCGTGGCCGACGTCGTGCGGGCGCTCCGCGACGCGGGGCATCGCGTCTCGGTCGATAGCCTCAATCCGGCGGAGATCGGTCCTGCGGTACAAGCAGGAGCCGAGTTGGTGCTGAGCGTCAACAGCACCAATCGCGAGGCGGCGGTTGACTGGGGCGTGGAGGTGATCGTCACCCCCGATGTGCCGGCGACGCTCGAAGGACTCGACGAGACGATCGACTTTTTAGCTCAGCGCGGCGTGCGGCTGCGGATTGATCCGATTCTTGAGCCGATCGGATTTGGCTTCGCCAGTAGCCTCGGCAGGTATCTCGACGTCCGTCGCCGGTATCCCGACGCCGAGATGATGATGGGGATCGGCAACCTTACCGAGTTGACCGACGTCGACTCGGCCGGCGTCAATGCAACGCTGATGGGCTTCTGCCAGGAACAGGGAATTCGCAGCGTCCTCACAACGCAAGTAATCAACTGGGCGCGAACCAGCGTCGCCGAATGCGACGTCGCGCGGCGGGTGATGCACCACGCGGTGACGCATCGCGTGTTGCCGAAGCATCTCGACCCGCGCCTGGTGATGCTGCGCGACGCCGAGGTTCTGGAGACGCCCGTCGCGTCGATCGCTGAACTGGCGACGCAGGTCCGCGACAATAACTATCGCATCTACGCCACCGATGGAGAGGTGCACCTCGTTGGCGTCGGGTTGCATTTGCACGACGCTGATCCGTTTGTGGTGGTCGAACAACTGCGGCGTTCCGGTCCCGACGGCGGGCTGCCGAAAAATCTTGATCCAGGCCACGCTTTTTATCTCGGTTACGAAATGTGCAAAGCGCTCACCGCGCTGACGCTCTGGAAAACGTACCGGCAAGACGAGCCGCTCGACTGGGGGTTCGCGACGCGTGAGGAAGCGCGACACTATCTCAAACGGCCCTCCGCGAAAGCGGCTTCGAGCGGCGCGGAGTTAGACGCTCTGGACGCAGAGGAGGCGACATGA
- a CDS encoding SDR family NAD(P)-dependent oxidoreductase — protein MPDSDYRLDDRWAVVTGSTRGIGKAIALELAAAGANVVVHGRNREAAEEVCTAIRQLKRQAEAAVTDLADADDRRQLASDLWQRRPIDIWVNNAGVDVLTGDGVEQSFAEKFEQLWNVDVLGTIELAREIGGRMKERGHGAIINIGWDQAESGMEGDSGEMFVVTKGGIMNFTRSLAKSLAPAVRVNCIAPGWIRTAWGADASDYWQGRAKGESLLARWGEVEDIAHVARFLASDAASFVNGQVIAVNGGRR, from the coding sequence ATGCCCGACTCCGACTACCGACTCGACGATCGCTGGGCCGTTGTGACCGGCAGCACCCGCGGAATCGGCAAGGCAATTGCCCTCGAACTGGCCGCGGCTGGTGCGAACGTCGTTGTTCATGGTCGAAACCGCGAGGCGGCCGAGGAAGTTTGCACCGCAATCCGCCAACTAAAGCGACAGGCCGAGGCGGCTGTTACCGATCTGGCTGATGCGGATGACCGTCGCCAACTGGCATCCGACTTGTGGCAGCGGCGGCCGATCGACATTTGGGTGAATAACGCCGGCGTCGATGTCCTCACGGGCGACGGGGTTGAGCAATCGTTCGCTGAAAAGTTCGAGCAGTTGTGGAACGTCGACGTCCTGGGAACGATCGAGCTCGCCCGCGAGATTGGCGGGCGGATGAAGGAGCGGGGCCATGGCGCGATCATCAATATCGGCTGGGACCAAGCCGAGTCGGGGATGGAAGGCGACAGCGGCGAGATGTTCGTCGTGACGAAGGGGGGGATCATGAACTTCACCCGCAGCCTGGCCAAGTCGCTGGCGCCGGCGGTGCGGGTGAACTGCATCGCGCCTGGTTGGATTCGCACCGCATGGGGCGCCGACGCTTCCGACTATTGGCAGGGACGAGCGAAAGGCGAATCGCTGTTGGCACGATGGGGCGAGGTGGAAGACATTGCCCATGTGGCGCGGTTCTTGGCGTCGGATGCGGCTTCGTTTGTGAATGGGCAGGTCATTGCGGTGAACGGGGGGCGGCGATGA
- a CDS encoding PQQ-binding-like beta-propeller repeat protein translates to MLPSAKPRLRRARSLVAWVLLLAVVTAGVWSTDISKDYKNITLQVTLVLAVAGLSVWMLRHSLLPRRLRLMTAALVWLPVWAVTPLGPVQLINNGNSGFVDWRWRWAATHDQSLAGVAAPPQVRLDWQETERDYPRFLGNGYWAEAKGINLDADWKANPPKLLWKQPIGAGWSAFIIVGDYAVTQEQRGNQEMVVCYELKTGQVAWSHADDARWDPSGPGALGGIGPRATPTIHDGRVYTHGATGIVNCIDAATGKRLWSHDTLKEYGAENISWGKADSPLIVDGNVIISVGALDDRSLVAFDAKTGEQVWAAGARRSSYASPILTELAGVRQILVVNENFLTSHDATTGEILWEHPWDGDSNGNASASQPVPVGDDRVFLSKGYGIMSQLFQVTHDESAEPEKQWSTEVLWSKPVLRTKLGNVVIRDGVIYGIDDIDMDCADLETGRRRWKKRRRPELGHGQIILVGDKILVISESGELVLLAADAKKYRELAQVQAIEGITWNNPAISGRYLLVRNGQEAACFELPVAASPAL, encoded by the coding sequence ATGCTCCCCAGCGCCAAGCCGCGGCTGCGCCGTGCCAGGTCGCTCGTGGCGTGGGTGCTGCTGCTGGCAGTCGTCACCGCCGGCGTCTGGTCGACCGACATCTCGAAAGACTACAAGAACATCACTCTCCAGGTGACGCTCGTGCTGGCTGTGGCCGGCCTCTCGGTTTGGATGCTCCGCCATAGCCTCTTGCCGCGACGGCTGCGGCTGATGACGGCCGCTCTGGTCTGGCTCCCCGTCTGGGCGGTGACGCCGCTCGGGCCGGTGCAACTCATCAACAACGGCAACAGCGGTTTCGTCGACTGGCGGTGGCGGTGGGCGGCAACGCACGACCAATCGCTTGCAGGAGTCGCGGCGCCGCCGCAGGTGCGGCTCGACTGGCAAGAAACCGAGCGCGACTACCCCCGCTTCCTCGGCAACGGCTACTGGGCCGAAGCCAAGGGAATCAATCTCGACGCCGATTGGAAGGCGAACCCGCCGAAGCTCCTGTGGAAGCAACCAATCGGCGCCGGCTGGTCGGCGTTCATCATCGTCGGCGACTACGCCGTCACGCAAGAGCAGCGCGGCAATCAAGAAATGGTCGTCTGCTACGAGCTGAAGACCGGCCAAGTCGCTTGGTCGCACGCCGACGACGCCCGTTGGGATCCTTCCGGCCCCGGCGCGCTCGGCGGCATCGGCCCGCGTGCGACGCCGACAATCCACGACGGCCGCGTCTACACGCATGGCGCCACCGGGATCGTCAATTGCATCGACGCCGCCACCGGAAAACGCCTCTGGTCGCACGATACCCTAAAAGAATACGGCGCCGAGAACATCAGTTGGGGTAAGGCTGATTCGCCGCTGATCGTCGACGGCAACGTCATCATCAGCGTCGGCGCCCTCGACGACCGCTCACTCGTCGCCTTCGACGCAAAGACTGGCGAGCAAGTTTGGGCCGCCGGTGCGAGACGGTCGTCATACGCCTCGCCGATACTCACGGAACTTGCCGGCGTTCGCCAGATTTTGGTCGTCAACGAAAACTTTCTCACGTCGCATGACGCGACTACTGGCGAAATCTTGTGGGAACATCCTTGGGACGGCGACAGCAACGGCAATGCCTCCGCCTCGCAACCTGTACCGGTCGGCGACGACCGCGTTTTCCTATCGAAAGGCTACGGCATCATGTCGCAGCTATTCCAGGTGACGCACGACGAATCGGCGGAGCCTGAGAAGCAGTGGTCGACCGAGGTGCTATGGTCGAAGCCGGTCCTCCGCACGAAGCTCGGCAACGTCGTCATTCGCGACGGCGTCATTTACGGCATCGACGACATCGACATGGACTGTGCCGACCTCGAAACGGGCCGCCGCCGCTGGAAGAAACGCCGCCGTCCGGAACTTGGTCATGGCCAGATCATTCTGGTCGGCGACAAGATTCTGGTGATCAGCGAATCGGGCGAGCTGGTGCTCCTCGCCGCTGACGCGAAGAAGTATCGCGAGCTCGCCCAAGTGCAGGCAATCGAGGGGATCACCTGGAACAACCCCGCGATCTCGGGGCGGTACTTGCTCGTCCGCAACGGCCAAGAAGCGGCTTGCTTCGAGCTCCCCGTCGCTGCATCGCCAGCGCTCTAG
- a CDS encoding ABC transporter ATP-binding protein — translation MFLPRRPLIEVRGLHRYFGPTKAVVDMNFEVYAGEVFGYIGPNGAGKTTSMRIISTLDEPTYGDALVDGFSVVDDPDRVRRRLGFMPDYFGTYQNMNVVEYLDFFARAYGLRAYDRKRAIDYAMEFTLLDRLADKPINGLSKGMKQRLALGRTMIHDPAVLILDEPAAGLDPRARIELREMIGRLAESQKTVLISSHILTELAEMCHRVGIIEQGRLLAVGTVDEISGQTETRSEVRLRVLDDPTAVLNFLEARGDVRDLTIRNGQVILTHDGGPEDQANLLRVIVDSGFKVVEFASKTKSLEDVFMHVTEGRVQ, via the coding sequence ATGTTCCTCCCCCGACGCCCTCTCATTGAAGTCCGCGGCCTCCATCGCTACTTCGGCCCCACCAAGGCCGTCGTCGATATGAACTTCGAGGTCTACGCCGGCGAGGTTTTCGGCTACATCGGCCCGAACGGCGCCGGCAAGACCACCAGTATGCGGATTATCTCAACACTTGATGAGCCGACCTACGGCGACGCGCTCGTCGACGGTTTTTCGGTGGTCGACGACCCCGACCGCGTTCGCCGACGGTTAGGCTTCATGCCCGACTATTTCGGCACTTACCAGAATATGAACGTCGTCGAGTACCTCGACTTCTTCGCCCGCGCGTACGGACTACGGGCGTACGATCGCAAGCGGGCGATCGACTATGCGATGGAGTTCACGCTGCTCGACCGCCTCGCCGACAAGCCGATCAACGGCCTGTCGAAAGGCATGAAGCAGCGGCTCGCCCTCGGCCGCACGATGATCCACGACCCGGCGGTGCTGATTCTCGACGAACCAGCGGCAGGCCTTGACCCGCGGGCCCGCATCGAACTCCGCGAAATGATCGGCCGCCTCGCCGAAAGTCAAAAGACGGTGCTGATCAGTTCGCACATCCTCACCGAGCTTGCCGAGATGTGCCACCGCGTCGGCATCATCGAGCAAGGCCGCCTGCTTGCGGTCGGCACGGTCGACGAGATCAGCGGCCAGACCGAAACCCGCAGCGAGGTGCGGCTCCGGGTTCTCGACGATCCAACGGCGGTGTTGAACTTCCTCGAAGCTCGGGGTGACGTGCGCGACCTCACGATTCGCAACGGGCAGGTGATTCTCACTCACGACGGCGGCCCTGAGGATCAGGCGAACCTCCTGCGCGTAATCGTCGACAGCGGTTTTAAGGTCGTGGAATTCGCCAGCAAAACCAAAAGTTTGGAAGACGTCTTCATGCACGTCACCGAAGGACGAGTGCAATGA
- a CDS encoding ABC transporter permease translates to MTPFLAAADTVDAPPRASGWGRAWNSLENRLAAIADHANPILVKETRQALKSRQFIVTFLVVLLGCWIVSFVGIAVVGPQIYFAAAGPGMLAAYYTILIVPLTLIVPFTAFRSLAAEQEENTFDLLSITALGSRQIVTGKLSSSLVQMVVYLSAVSPCIAFTFLLRGVDAVTVAVLMIVAVLASVGLSMIALMVGAIARVRNSQVIISVALVLALAGACYGMWYVGIGIISSGSATFRDPEFLAVAVMMFAFYVATFGIIHAAAAAQVAFVSENRSTPLRWWMLAHQACLVGALAGLAVALRSDGSAAPHLGNAIAITGCAVGAGYWYLMGALMTGEWPHLSRRVQRSLPVSAVGRPFFSLLNPGPGSGYLFAVANLSAISLFGFAAVILLDGGSSSGRPSTEQAVYFAIFSWSYLVAFLGFGCLIINALRKWVFVPMTAAFLVHAVLFLTAIGVPTVIQMTSRELRNSGYTLWQITNPVWTLSELATRNQGVDNVQAGVLIYILPTAAIIALMLNMRAIGTELLLQRIPVPVRIVEDEAELKAATSRGPSSPWDVDDEDATAATS, encoded by the coding sequence ATGACCCCCTTTTTAGCCGCTGCCGATACGGTAGACGCCCCGCCGCGCGCTTCGGGTTGGGGGCGCGCGTGGAACTCGCTCGAAAATCGCCTCGCCGCGATCGCCGATCACGCGAATCCGATTCTCGTGAAGGAAACGCGGCAAGCTCTCAAAAGCCGACAGTTCATCGTCACGTTTCTCGTCGTTCTCTTGGGCTGCTGGATCGTCAGCTTCGTCGGCATCGCCGTCGTTGGCCCACAGATCTACTTCGCCGCCGCCGGGCCGGGCATGCTTGCGGCCTACTACACGATTCTCATCGTGCCGCTGACGCTGATCGTCCCGTTCACCGCGTTCCGATCGCTCGCCGCCGAACAAGAAGAAAACACGTTCGACCTCCTTTCGATCACCGCTCTCGGTTCGCGGCAGATTGTCACGGGCAAGCTTTCCAGCTCCCTGGTGCAAATGGTCGTCTACCTGTCGGCGGTCAGCCCCTGCATTGCGTTCACGTTCTTGCTCCGCGGCGTCGATGCGGTGACCGTCGCCGTCCTGATGATCGTAGCAGTCCTCGCTTCGGTTGGTTTGTCGATGATCGCGCTAATGGTTGGCGCTATCGCTCGCGTCCGCAATTCGCAGGTGATCATTTCCGTGGCGCTTGTACTGGCGCTGGCCGGCGCCTGCTACGGCATGTGGTACGTCGGCATCGGAATCATCAGCAGCGGATCGGCGACGTTCCGCGATCCGGAATTTCTGGCCGTGGCCGTCATGATGTTCGCGTTCTATGTCGCGACGTTTGGCATCATCCACGCGGCCGCGGCCGCCCAGGTGGCGTTCGTCAGCGAGAACCGTTCGACGCCGCTCCGTTGGTGGATGCTGGCTCACCAGGCATGCCTAGTCGGGGCCCTGGCGGGGCTCGCTGTCGCGTTGCGATCGGACGGCTCCGCCGCGCCGCACCTAGGCAACGCGATCGCGATTACCGGCTGCGCAGTCGGCGCCGGCTACTGGTACCTGATGGGGGCGCTGATGACCGGCGAATGGCCTCATCTTTCGCGGCGCGTCCAGCGCTCGCTTCCTGTGTCGGCGGTGGGGCGCCCCTTCTTCAGCCTGCTCAATCCAGGGCCTGGTTCCGGCTATCTATTCGCCGTCGCCAATCTTTCAGCCATTAGCTTATTTGGTTTTGCTGCCGTGATCCTGCTAGACGGCGGCAGCAGCTCCGGCCGACCGTCGACCGAGCAAGCGGTCTATTTCGCGATCTTCTCCTGGTCGTACCTCGTCGCCTTCCTGGGCTTTGGCTGCCTGATCATCAACGCACTCCGTAAGTGGGTTTTCGTGCCGATGACGGCGGCGTTTCTCGTTCACGCCGTGCTGTTCCTTACCGCGATCGGCGTACCGACCGTCATCCAAATGACCTCTCGCGAACTCCGCAACAGCGGCTACACGCTCTGGCAGATAACAAATCCAGTGTGGACGCTGAGCGAACTAGCCACCAGGAACCAAGGCGTCGACAACGTCCAGGCGGGCGTCCTGATCTACATTCTGCCGACCGCGGCAATCATCGCCCTGATGCTCAACATGCGAGCGATCGGAACCGAGTTACTGCTCCAGCGGATTCCGGTGCCAGTACGGATCGTGGAAGACGAGGCCGAACTGAAGGCCGCCACGTCGCGCGGGCCCAGCAGTCCGTGGGACGTCGATGATGAGGATGCAACCGCAGCCACCTCTTAG
- a CDS encoding type IV pilin protein: MIRVKWPLRYGFSLIEFFAVSTIVGILAAIVVPRVVIDESLGKEKIRDHYAAAIDVAVKRYHAEHGTWPTAMADLANDPEFFPDGLPLNPVTGQPFVLNEETGQAQ; encoded by the coding sequence ATGATCCGCGTGAAATGGCCGCTGCGCTACGGCTTCTCGTTGATTGAATTTTTCGCTGTGTCGACGATTGTCGGAATTCTGGCCGCGATCGTCGTGCCGCGCGTGGTGATCGACGAATCGTTGGGGAAAGAGAAAATTCGCGACCACTACGCCGCCGCGATCGACGTCGCCGTCAAGCGTTATCACGCGGAGCATGGCACATGGCCGACGGCGATGGCGGATCTGGCCAACGATCCTGAGTTCTTTCCCGACGGGCTGCCGCTCAACCCGGTGACGGGACAGCCGTTTGTGCTGAACGAGGAAACGGGTCAGGCGCAATAG
- a CDS encoding HPP family protein, translated as MLTARDIMTDRVVTIGPDAFLQEAIELIMLREVSGLPVVDESHRLVGIITEFALLTTAYDPKTACDKVDQHMTAEVLSVNADDPIRKVADQFIVHRVRRVPVLDRGRLVGLISRRDVLKAVYESQPQACGLRR; from the coding sequence ATGCTCACCGCCCGCGACATTATGACCGATCGCGTCGTTACGATTGGCCCTGACGCCTTCCTGCAAGAGGCGATCGAACTGATCATGCTGCGAGAAGTGAGCGGGTTGCCCGTGGTCGACGAAAGCCATCGACTGGTCGGAATCATCACGGAATTCGCGCTGCTGACGACCGCCTACGACCCGAAGACGGCGTGCGACAAGGTGGACCAGCATATGACGGCGGAAGTGCTGTCGGTGAACGCGGACGACCCGATTCGCAAGGTTGCCGACCAGTTCATCGTCCACCGCGTCCGCCGCGTGCCGGTGCTCGACCGCGGGCGGCTGGTGGGGTTGATTTCGCGACGCGACGTGCTGAAGGCGGTGTACGAATCGCAGCCGCAGGCGTGCGGCTTGCGGCGCTAG
- a CDS encoding ACP S-malonyltransferase, whose amino-acid sequence MPTPLGTDLEDVALAYRGYNVTNLGRTRELLHIPAYARIVSEELVRYGRICSEVTRQPCDLLALTETNVEPGLDQYAHAIALIVAAEVAQLRLLRELHGVEYTQARLAFGYSLGEMIAICQSGGFATEDLVRVPLAMAADCADLARDAEMGVLFSRGGAISEHDVRRLCTDITRQGRGTIGLSSILSPNTYLLIGQGYTVDRFKEAMKDALPAAAHLRINEHRWPPLHTPIIRQRYITDRAALMLDQLAPGKFPPKPPVFSLATGKLNYDEYSARDVLRQWIDHPQRLWDAVVETLNCGATTVLHIGPEPNLILATFARLAENVKQQTNGKTFDSYRMKAMSGLASRPWLASLLPKRAALLRAPQLKHIVLEDWLVENAPKR is encoded by the coding sequence ATGCCAACGCCGCTGGGTACCGATCTCGAAGACGTCGCACTCGCTTATCGCGGGTACAACGTCACGAATTTGGGTCGCACCCGCGAGTTGCTGCACATTCCGGCGTACGCCCGGATCGTCAGCGAAGAACTCGTCCGCTACGGCCGCATTTGCAGCGAAGTGACCCGCCAGCCGTGCGACCTGCTGGCGTTGACCGAAACCAACGTCGAGCCGGGCCTCGATCAGTACGCTCACGCGATCGCGCTAATCGTCGCCGCCGAGGTTGCGCAGCTGCGACTGCTCCGCGAACTCCATGGCGTCGAATACACGCAAGCTCGACTTGCCTTCGGTTACAGCCTCGGCGAGATGATCGCGATTTGCCAATCTGGCGGGTTCGCGACGGAGGACTTAGTCCGCGTTCCGCTGGCGATGGCGGCCGATTGCGCCGATCTCGCTCGCGACGCCGAGATGGGCGTGCTGTTTTCGCGCGGCGGCGCCATTTCCGAACACGACGTCCGCCGCCTGTGCACCGACATCACCCGCCAAGGTCGCGGCACGATCGGCCTCTCGTCGATCCTCTCGCCGAACACTTACCTGCTCATCGGCCAGGGGTACACGGTCGACCGCTTCAAAGAAGCGATGAAGGATGCATTGCCGGCCGCCGCTCACCTTCGCATCAACGAACACCGTTGGCCGCCGCTGCACACGCCGATCATTCGCCAGCGATACATCACCGACCGCGCGGCACTGATGCTCGACCAACTCGCCCCCGGCAAGTTTCCGCCGAAGCCGCCCGTCTTCTCGTTGGCGACGGGCAAACTGAACTACGACGAGTACTCCGCTCGCGACGTGCTAAGGCAGTGGATCGATCACCCGCAACGCCTGTGGGACGCGGTGGTCGAAACGCTTAACTGCGGAGCGACGACGGTGCTCCACATTGGCCCCGAGCCGAACCTAATTCTCGCGACATTCGCCCGTCTGGCCGAGAACGTCAAGCAGCAAACAAACGGCAAGACGTTCGACAGTTACCGCATGAAAGCGATGTCGGGCCTCGCGTCCCGGCCATGGTTGGCGTCGCTGCTGCCGAAGCGGGCTGCACTGCTCCGCGCACCACAGCTAAAACATATCGTCCTCGAAGACTGGCTCGTCGAGAACGCGCCGAAGCGATAA
- the lipA gene encoding lipoyl synthase has product MTEPAAALPVANPLPVVDPPRRRLPEWLRVNLPAGRGQEVFNITQGAVAGNQLHTVCEEARCPNIHDCWARGTATFMVAGQSCTRGCRFCSVETLKAPPLPDFDEPKRLADAVERLKLDYVVITVVNRDDMPDGGAGHYRRCVEAVHRRLPQTGIELLSSDLAGNWDALLALVEGIPLSVFAHNVECVPRMDKVVRDPRASFTQSLEVLSRARALRPDIPTKSSLMVGVGETDDEVVDAMRQLQSAGVELLTLGQYLAPGRPGTRFLPVDRYVEPRQFLEYEMLAREMGFKGVASGPLVRSSYRAETLLEEARTGKRILPPAVQLHDVQLGS; this is encoded by the coding sequence ATGACTGAGCCCGCCGCCGCCTTGCCCGTCGCTAATCCGTTGCCTGTGGTCGATCCGCCCCGTCGGCGGTTGCCGGAGTGGCTGCGCGTGAACTTGCCTGCCGGTCGCGGGCAGGAAGTGTTCAACATCACGCAGGGCGCCGTAGCGGGGAATCAGCTCCACACGGTTTGCGAAGAGGCCCGCTGCCCGAACATTCACGACTGCTGGGCTCGCGGAACGGCGACGTTCATGGTCGCCGGGCAAAGCTGCACGCGGGGTTGTCGGTTCTGTTCGGTGGAGACGCTCAAGGCGCCGCCGCTGCCCGATTTCGACGAACCGAAACGGCTGGCCGATGCGGTGGAGCGATTGAAGCTCGACTACGTCGTCATCACCGTCGTGAATCGCGACGACATGCCGGACGGCGGGGCGGGCCATTACCGCCGCTGCGTCGAGGCAGTTCACCGTCGGCTGCCACAGACGGGAATCGAGTTGCTGTCGAGCGATCTCGCCGGCAACTGGGACGCGTTGCTGGCGCTGGTTGAGGGGATTCCGCTCTCGGTGTTCGCGCACAACGTCGAGTGCGTGCCGCGGATGGATAAAGTGGTGCGTGATCCGCGGGCGTCGTTCACACAGAGCCTGGAGGTTCTTTCACGAGCGCGAGCGTTGCGGCCCGACATCCCGACGAAGAGCAGCCTGATGGTTGGCGTCGGCGAAACTGACGACGAAGTCGTGGATGCGATGCGGCAACTGCAGAGCGCGGGCGTCGAGTTGCTGACGCTCGGTCAATACCTCGCGCCGGGTCGGCCGGGAACGCGGTTCTTGCCGGTCGATCGGTACGTTGAACCGCGACAGTTTCTTGAGTATGAAATGCTTGCCCGCGAAATGGGCTTCAAGGGCGTTGCGTCGGGGCCACTGGTGCGGAGCTCGTACCGGGCGGAGACGCTGTTGGAAGAGGCTCGCACGGGCAAGCGAATTTTGCCGCCGGCGGTGCAGTTGCATGACGTGCAGCTAGGTTCGTAG